From a region of the Chitinivorax tropicus genome:
- a CDS encoding Rne/Rng family ribonuclease translates to MKRMLFNATQAEELRVAIVDGQKLIDFDIETVGKEQRKSNIYKGVITRIEPSLEAAFVDYGTERHGFLPFKEIARSYFQGDYEGGRARIQDVMREGMEVIVQVEKDERGNKGAALTTFVSLAGRYLVLMPNNPRGGGVSRRIEGEERNELRELMGQLEVPGGMSIIARTAGIGRNLEELQWDLNYLLQLWTAIEMAAKSQTGPFLIYQEGSLVIRAIRDYYQPDIGEILIDTEYIYEQARQFMSHVMPGNVNRVKLYRDDVPLFSRFQIEHQIETAYSREVPLPSGGAIVIDHTEALVSIDVNSARATKGSDIEETALRTNMEAADEIARQLRLRDLGGLIVIDFIDMENSKNQREVETRLKDALRHDRARVQIGKISRFGLLELSRQRLQPSLGETSHIPCPRCHGTGFIRGIESSALHILRIIQEEAMKENSAAIHAQVPVDVATFLLNEKRAEIYAIEARLKVNVVLIPNIHMETPNYTINRLRHDDLNHVEDMQPSYKMMEMPSEDESYKHAQEKAKPQRQEAAVKGITPSQPAPINNDQPKVESKPGLIGRILKWFRGEPVEPIVETKPATKPQPQQRRERRNERGDRNEQRGERQERGERQPQERSERQERGDRNERRDRGERQERQDADRQPRTSNKPRIEEDMAPRQPRQPREQNERQDRTERKEAQTTERADKPQQQGNRQQQPKPPRQPKPVAVEAALPALEGEIPNEAAPADDAPEGRNSRRRRNRRDRRDEGRNEVARTEEGANSDTVEAQPTTQAEAAPAVEPKVSAAVVEQPAKVESTNTAPAQSPAKQAAAEVVQQPLPVAPPPAAPAPVASAAPASSPAEPAEAPTVDAVVAAAPVVEAKPLVAEPTKPVEPTMPAPEAKPKALHPALDIAPPEAVGLVQIATSRAPAAAEEAATAPTPAPRRRRPAKPAASDVVELVQIETRAETRQPAIAADEHAEHRADRATRHHVAAESPAEPLVQIETKKDA, encoded by the coding sequence ATGAAGCGTATGCTATTCAATGCAACCCAGGCCGAAGAGCTGCGGGTTGCTATCGTCGATGGGCAAAAACTGATCGACTTCGACATCGAGACGGTCGGCAAGGAACAACGCAAGAGCAATATCTACAAGGGCGTCATCACACGCATCGAGCCCAGCCTCGAAGCAGCCTTTGTTGACTATGGCACCGAACGCCATGGTTTTCTGCCCTTCAAGGAGATCGCCCGCTCCTACTTCCAGGGGGATTACGAAGGTGGCCGTGCGCGCATCCAAGATGTCATGCGTGAGGGCATGGAGGTCATCGTCCAGGTCGAAAAGGACGAACGTGGCAACAAGGGCGCTGCGCTGACAACTTTTGTCTCGCTGGCAGGCCGTTATCTGGTGCTGATGCCCAACAACCCGCGTGGGGGCGGTGTTTCACGCCGAATCGAAGGCGAGGAACGCAACGAGTTGCGCGAGTTGATGGGGCAGCTGGAAGTACCAGGCGGTATGTCCATCATTGCCCGTACTGCAGGTATTGGCCGCAATCTGGAAGAGCTGCAGTGGGATCTGAACTACCTGTTGCAACTCTGGACTGCCATCGAAATGGCCGCCAAGTCGCAGACTGGCCCCTTCCTGATCTACCAGGAAGGCAGTCTGGTGATCCGGGCAATCCGCGATTATTACCAGCCTGACATTGGCGAAATCCTGATCGATACCGAATACATCTATGAACAGGCTCGCCAGTTCATGAGCCATGTGATGCCCGGCAACGTCAATCGCGTCAAGCTGTATCGTGATGACGTGCCGCTGTTCTCACGTTTCCAGATCGAACACCAGATCGAAACCGCCTATTCGCGTGAAGTTCCGCTGCCCTCTGGTGGCGCGATTGTCATCGACCATACCGAAGCACTGGTGTCGATCGATGTCAACTCTGCCCGTGCAACCAAAGGCTCTGACATCGAGGAAACCGCGCTGCGCACCAATATGGAAGCAGCCGATGAAATCGCTCGCCAGTTGCGCCTTCGCGACCTGGGCGGCTTGATCGTCATCGATTTCATCGATATGGAGAACAGCAAGAACCAACGCGAAGTCGAGACCCGCCTGAAAGATGCATTGCGCCATGACCGTGCGCGGGTTCAAATCGGCAAGATCTCTCGCTTTGGGCTACTGGAACTATCACGCCAGCGGCTGCAGCCAAGCCTGGGCGAAACCAGCCACATCCCTTGCCCCCGCTGCCATGGGACAGGCTTCATTCGCGGCATCGAATCATCGGCCCTGCACATCCTGCGTATCATTCAGGAAGAGGCAATGAAGGAGAACAGTGCAGCCATCCACGCCCAAGTGCCTGTGGATGTTGCCACCTTCCTGCTCAATGAGAAGCGTGCCGAAATCTATGCCATTGAAGCGCGTTTGAAAGTGAATGTGGTGTTGATCCCCAACATCCACATGGAAACGCCCAACTACACCATCAACCGCCTGCGCCATGACGACCTGAACCACGTCGAGGACATGCAGCCTTCGTACAAGATGATGGAAATGCCATCTGAGGACGAGAGCTACAAGCACGCGCAGGAAAAAGCCAAACCGCAGCGCCAGGAAGCAGCTGTCAAAGGCATCACGCCCTCGCAGCCGGCCCCGATCAACAACGATCAGCCTAAGGTGGAAAGCAAGCCTGGCTTGATTGGCCGCATCTTGAAATGGTTCCGTGGAGAGCCAGTCGAGCCGATCGTCGAAACCAAGCCTGCGACCAAACCGCAACCTCAGCAACGCCGTGAGCGTCGCAACGAACGTGGTGACCGAAACGAGCAGCGCGGCGAGCGCCAGGAGCGCGGCGAACGTCAGCCACAAGAGCGTAGCGAACGGCAAGAACGTGGTGATCGCAACGAACGGCGTGATCGCGGAGAGCGGCAGGAACGGCAGGATGCCGACCGTCAGCCGCGCACCAGCAACAAGCCCCGGATCGAAGAGGACATGGCACCTCGCCAGCCAAGGCAACCACGCGAGCAGAACGAGCGCCAGGATCGCACCGAACGCAAGGAAGCCCAGACAACGGAACGCGCGGATAAACCTCAACAGCAAGGCAATCGCCAGCAGCAACCCAAGCCACCACGCCAGCCTAAGCCCGTTGCCGTTGAGGCCGCATTGCCAGCGCTTGAAGGCGAGATCCCCAACGAGGCAGCACCAGCAGATGACGCGCCGGAAGGCCGCAACAGCCGCCGCCGCCGTAATCGCCGGGATCGCCGGGACGAAGGACGGAACGAAGTGGCACGCACCGAAGAAGGCGCGAACAGTGACACCGTCGAGGCACAACCCACCACCCAGGCGGAAGCTGCGCCAGCCGTGGAACCAAAAGTGTCCGCAGCGGTGGTCGAGCAACCAGCCAAAGTAGAGTCGACCAACACGGCGCCAGCACAATCCCCTGCGAAACAGGCAGCAGCGGAAGTCGTGCAACAGCCGTTGCCGGTAGCACCACCGCCAGCAGCACCGGCACCGGTCGCCTCGGCGGCACCCGCCAGCAGCCCTGCCGAGCCAGCGGAAGCACCCACTGTCGATGCAGTCGTAGCGGCAGCCCCGGTCGTTGAGGCCAAGCCATTGGTGGCAGAGCCTACCAAGCCGGTTGAGCCGACCATGCCAGCTCCGGAGGCAAAACCAAAGGCGCTGCACCCTGCGCTCGACATTGCCCCGCCGGAGGCAGTTGGCCTAGTGCAGATTGCAACCAGTCGCGCACCAGCTGCAGCAGAAGAGGCAGCTACCGCGCCCACACCGGCACCGCGCCGTCGTAGGCCAGCCAAACCAGCTGCCTCGGATGTGGTGGAATTGGTTCAGATCGAAACCCGTGCAGAAACCCGTCAGCCGGCCATCGCCGCTGATGAGCATGCGGAACACAGGGCTGATCGCGCCACCCGCCATCATGTTGCTGCGGAATCGCCTGCTGAGCCACTGGTTCAGATCGAGACCAAGAAGGACGCCTGA
- a CDS encoding RluA family pseudouridine synthase, which produces MSDIRKDSVTMVTVAEDGDGQRLDNYLMRLLKGVPKSHIYRIIRSGEVRVNKGRAQQTDRLRQGDVLRIPPIRLSQPAGGGAQPTSVPKVEFDILFEDDAMLVINKPAGMAVHGGSGISRGVIEQLRLQHPEYKFLELVHRLDRETSGVLLLAKKRSALVALHEAMRDNETDKRYLTMVKGRWVNQRQSVKLPLLKYLTADGERRVSVNADGQASHTVFNRLKGWDQCTLLEAELKTGRTHQIRVHLSHLGFPILGDDKYGDFPLNKLLAKDQLKRMFLHAYRLTLRHPLSGAPMVLQADLPPDLQAFVDNQGQPLK; this is translated from the coding sequence ATGTCAGACATTCGCAAAGATTCCGTCACCATGGTGACCGTAGCCGAAGATGGCGATGGCCAACGGCTGGATAACTATTTGATGCGCCTTTTGAAAGGCGTACCGAAGAGTCATATTTACCGCATCATCCGTAGTGGCGAGGTGCGGGTCAATAAAGGACGAGCCCAGCAGACCGATCGACTGCGTCAGGGCGATGTCCTGCGCATTCCGCCGATCAGGCTGTCGCAGCCAGCGGGTGGGGGTGCACAGCCCACTTCTGTACCCAAAGTCGAGTTTGATATCCTGTTCGAAGATGACGCGATGTTGGTCATCAATAAGCCAGCGGGAATGGCCGTGCATGGCGGAAGTGGTATTAGTCGAGGCGTGATCGAGCAGCTGCGGCTACAGCACCCTGAATACAAATTTCTGGAGCTGGTCCATCGGCTGGATCGGGAAACCTCTGGCGTCTTGCTGCTTGCCAAGAAGCGTTCGGCGTTGGTGGCTTTGCATGAGGCGATGCGTGACAATGAAACCGATAAGCGCTACCTGACCATGGTGAAAGGACGCTGGGTCAATCAACGACAAAGCGTCAAACTACCGCTGTTGAAGTATCTGACGGCGGATGGTGAGCGCCGTGTGTCGGTGAATGCAGATGGCCAGGCTTCGCACACCGTATTCAATCGGCTGAAGGGGTGGGATCAGTGCACGCTGCTGGAGGCCGAGCTGAAAACCGGTCGTACCCATCAAATCCGTGTGCATCTGTCCCATCTGGGTTTTCCGATCCTGGGGGATGATAAATATGGCGATTTCCCGCTGAACAAACTGCTGGCGAAAGATCAGCTCAAGCGCATGTTCCTGCATGCATATCGACTGACACTCCGCCACCCACTGAGTGGGGCGCCCATGGTGTTGCAGGCGGATCTGCCCCCCGACTTGCAGGCTTTTGTCGATAATCAGGGCCAGCCCCTGAAATAG
- a CDS encoding HAD-IA family hydrolase, whose protein sequence is MPKRYDLLVFDWDGTLMDSTMAIVRAIQHAFRDVGLDAPSDERAKHVIGLGLAEAMRHLDANLSQADHVAVVDAYRHHYLSQHAYIELFGGVADALVRYREQGFLLAVATGKSRQGLNRAMETVGVTHLFDVTRCADETFSKPHPAMLEQIMDVTGMQPSRTLMIGDTSHDLLLARNARADGFAVSYGAHPLDELEAHQPVGIAHTFAELDAWLMQNA, encoded by the coding sequence ATGCCCAAGCGTTATGATCTGCTGGTATTTGATTGGGATGGGACGTTGATGGATTCAACGATGGCCATCGTGCGCGCCATCCAGCATGCATTCCGTGATGTGGGGCTGGATGCGCCAAGTGATGAACGTGCAAAGCATGTGATTGGCCTGGGATTGGCTGAGGCAATGCGGCATTTGGATGCCAATCTGTCACAAGCCGATCACGTGGCGGTGGTTGATGCCTATCGTCATCATTACCTTTCGCAGCACGCATACATCGAATTGTTCGGTGGTGTGGCCGACGCGCTGGTACGGTATCGCGAACAGGGTTTCCTGCTGGCGGTGGCAACAGGCAAGAGCCGGCAGGGGTTGAATCGTGCAATGGAAACGGTGGGGGTCACCCATCTGTTTGATGTGACACGTTGTGCGGATGAGACATTTTCCAAGCCGCATCCTGCCATGCTGGAGCAGATCATGGATGTGACAGGGATGCAACCCTCGCGCACGTTGATGATCGGTGATACCTCACACGATCTGCTGTTGGCCCGCAACGCGCGGGCAGATGGCTTTGCGGTCAGTTACGGTGCTCATCCGCTGGACGAGTTGGAGGCGCATCAACCGGTCGGTATCGCCCACACCTTTGCGGAGCTGGATGCATGGCTGATGCAGAACGCTTGA
- a CDS encoding Rieske (2Fe-2S) protein: protein MADAERLICAASELQEGGTGKRFQVALQGRLRNAFAIRWHGQVYAYVNECQHVPIELDWNEGQFFDLSGSYLVCATHGAYYAPDSGYCLGGPCKGRVLQKLSVIERDEQIFWIDETTYG from the coding sequence ATGGCTGATGCAGAACGCTTGATCTGTGCTGCGAGTGAGTTGCAGGAAGGGGGCACGGGCAAGCGCTTCCAGGTGGCCTTGCAGGGCCGCCTCCGCAATGCCTTTGCAATCCGCTGGCATGGTCAGGTATATGCTTATGTAAACGAATGCCAGCATGTGCCGATCGAGTTGGATTGGAATGAAGGACAGTTTTTCGATTTATCCGGCAGCTATCTTGTTTGCGCAACCCACGGCGCGTACTATGCTCCGGACAGCGGTTACTGTTTGGGTGGGCCATGTAAAGGTCGGGTGCTGCAGAAACTTTCGGTAATCGAACGTGACGAACAGATTTTTTGGATAGATGAGACGACATATGGCTGA
- a CDS encoding S49 family peptidase — MAESGNNWERDTIEKLLLATVKEQRKARGWNILFRFMSFGMMFLVFAAVMGWFSRSKDAEGGGGPHTAVVEMFGEIAPGSRASADVVTEGLRNAFKDKNTKGVILRINSPGGSPVQAGQIYDEIRRLRAKYPTIPLYAVVDDICASGGYYAASAADKIYVDKASLIGSIGVLMNGFGFTGTMEKLGVERRLLTAGKNKGFMDPFSPMNEEQQTFVKEMLAQIHQQFIDTVRQGRGKRLKEDENTFSGLIWNGEQGIKMGLADGFGTTDSVARDVIKAENAVDFTPKENWADRFAKNIGTSVANHLPLSQTELQLR, encoded by the coding sequence ATGGCTGAGAGCGGTAACAACTGGGAACGGGACACGATCGAGAAGCTATTGCTGGCGACGGTGAAAGAGCAACGAAAAGCAAGAGGTTGGAATATTCTGTTCCGCTTCATGTCATTTGGCATGATGTTCCTGGTTTTCGCGGCGGTGATGGGGTGGTTTTCAAGGAGCAAAGATGCGGAAGGTGGTGGCGGGCCACATACTGCCGTTGTCGAGATGTTTGGAGAGATCGCGCCAGGTAGCCGTGCCAGTGCGGATGTCGTGACAGAAGGGTTGCGTAACGCGTTCAAGGACAAGAACACCAAAGGCGTGATCCTGCGGATCAACAGCCCAGGTGGCAGCCCTGTTCAGGCGGGCCAGATCTATGACGAGATCCGCCGCTTGCGCGCCAAATACCCAACCATTCCTCTGTATGCCGTGGTGGATGATATCTGTGCTTCCGGTGGCTACTATGCTGCCTCGGCTGCCGACAAGATCTATGTGGACAAAGCCAGTCTGATCGGTTCGATCGGCGTGCTGATGAACGGCTTTGGTTTCACTGGCACCATGGAGAAACTGGGTGTGGAGCGCCGTTTGCTGACGGCTGGCAAGAACAAAGGCTTCATGGACCCGTTCTCGCCGATGAATGAAGAGCAACAGACCTTTGTAAAGGAAATGCTGGCACAGATCCACCAGCAGTTCATTGACACTGTCCGTCAAGGCCGTGGTAAGCGTCTGAAAGAGGACGAGAATACCTTCTCCGGTTTGATCTGGAATGGTGAGCAAGGTATCAAGATGGGCCTGGCAGACGGCTTCGGGACAACAGATTCTGTCGCACGCGATGTGATCAAGGCTGAAAATGCGGTTGATTTCACTCCGAAGGAAAATTGGGCTGATCGTTTTGCCAAAAACATTGGCACCAGCGTGGCAAATCATCTGCCGTTGTCTCAAACTGAGTTGCAGTTGCGCTGA
- the motD gene encoding flagellar motor protein MotD: protein MARRKKHEEHENHERWLVSYADFITLLFAFFVVMYAISQINEGKYRVLSDSLIQAFRNQPASALQTQTGSITGSAGAVVQKGAILTGSPPKVQSAQRKAQELKMRNIATDVQKVLAPLIKEGRVRVTETPRGIAVEINASVLFASGQADLQPASVEALTEVGNLLGAADNLILVEGHTDPLPINSLQFPSNWELSGARAGSVVRLFIESGVAPKRMTVIGRADTRPVEDNGTEAGRARNRRVTINILAENREQITELPEFKLTPNEAAQ from the coding sequence ATGGCGCGCCGTAAGAAGCACGAAGAGCACGAGAATCATGAACGGTGGTTGGTTTCCTATGCGGACTTCATTACCCTGCTGTTTGCGTTTTTCGTGGTGATGTATGCGATATCGCAGATCAATGAAGGCAAATATCGAGTTCTGTCCGATTCATTGATCCAGGCTTTCCGCAATCAGCCAGCCAGCGCCTTGCAGACGCAGACTGGGTCCATCACCGGCTCGGCAGGTGCAGTTGTTCAGAAGGGTGCCATCCTCACCGGCTCGCCGCCTAAGGTGCAAAGCGCGCAGCGCAAGGCGCAAGAGCTGAAGATGCGCAATATTGCAACCGATGTGCAAAAAGTGCTGGCGCCCTTGATCAAAGAGGGGCGCGTGCGGGTCACCGAAACGCCCCGTGGTATTGCTGTCGAAATCAATGCCAGTGTATTGTTCGCGTCTGGCCAGGCAGACCTGCAGCCCGCATCGGTAGAGGCCTTGACTGAGGTTGGCAATCTGCTTGGGGCAGCGGACAACTTGATCCTGGTTGAAGGGCATACCGATCCGCTACCGATCAACTCGCTGCAGTTTCCTTCGAATTGGGAGCTGTCTGGTGCCCGTGCCGGTAGCGTGGTGCGTTTATTCATCGAGTCCGGGGTTGCCCCCAAACGGATGACCGTCATCGGACGGGCAGATACTCGCCCTGTTGAGGACAATGGCACCGAGGCGGGCCGCGCACGGAACCGTCGTGTCACCATCAATATCCTGGCAGAAAACCGTGAACAGATCACCGAGCTGCCGGAATTCAAACTGACGCCAAACGAGGCTGCTCAGTAA
- a CDS encoding thymidylate synthase, whose protein sequence is MQQYHDLLRHVLATGVKKTDRTGTGTISVFGHQMRFDLQAGFPLLTTKKVHLKSIIHELLWFLKGDTNIQYLKENGVTIWDEWADENGNLGPVYGSQWRSWPAADGRHIDQISQVVEQIKRTPDSRRLIVSAWNVGEIEQMKLPPCHAFFQFYVAEGRLSCQLYQRSADIFLGVPFNIASYALLTMMMAQVCNLQPGEFIHTLGDAHIYSNHLEQVDIQLGRTPRALPTMWINPAVDDIFAFTYDDFRLDGYEPYPAIKAPVAV, encoded by the coding sequence GTGCAGCAATATCACGATCTACTACGCCATGTGCTGGCGACTGGGGTCAAGAAGACCGATCGCACCGGCACGGGCACGATCTCCGTGTTTGGCCATCAGATGCGTTTTGACCTGCAAGCCGGGTTTCCGTTGTTGACGACTAAGAAAGTCCACCTCAAGTCCATCATCCATGAATTGTTATGGTTTCTGAAAGGTGACACCAATATCCAGTATCTGAAGGAGAATGGCGTCACCATATGGGATGAGTGGGCGGATGAAAACGGCAACCTTGGGCCGGTCTATGGCTCGCAATGGCGCAGCTGGCCAGCAGCAGATGGCCGACATATCGACCAGATCAGCCAGGTAGTCGAGCAGATCAAACGAACCCCCGACTCTCGCCGTTTGATCGTCTCTGCTTGGAATGTGGGAGAGATCGAACAGATGAAACTGCCCCCTTGCCATGCTTTTTTCCAATTCTATGTGGCAGAGGGCAGACTCTCTTGCCAGCTCTATCAGCGTAGCGCCGATATCTTCCTGGGCGTGCCTTTCAACATTGCCAGCTATGCGCTGTTGACCATGATGATGGCGCAGGTATGCAATCTGCAACCTGGTGAATTCATTCACACCTTGGGCGATGCCCACATCTATTCGAATCACCTTGAGCAAGTAGACATTCAACTTGGACGGACTCCACGTGCTCTGCCGACCATGTGGATCAACCCTGCGGTCGACGATATCTTTGCTTTCACCTATGACGATTTCCGTCTGGATGGCTACGAGCCGTATCCCGCAATCAAAGCACCGGTGGCTGTATGA
- the folA gene encoding type 3 dihydrofolate reductase yields the protein MMATIVSLIAAMARNRVIGIENRLPWHLPEDLQYFKRITMGKPVIMGRKTYESIGRPLPGRRNIVVTRSLEWAADGVHIAHSIDEALRLAGEIEEIFVIGGAELYQQAMPFAQRLYLTEVDLTPPGDAHFPPLPDSWIEHTRDAHPDQGRGFGYAFVRYECQQMDINAVNGR from the coding sequence ATGATGGCAACCATTGTGTCTTTGATCGCCGCCATGGCCCGCAACCGTGTCATCGGTATCGAAAACCGACTACCGTGGCACCTGCCTGAAGACTTGCAATACTTCAAGCGCATCACCATGGGCAAACCGGTCATCATGGGGCGGAAAACCTACGAATCCATCGGTCGCCCCCTGCCAGGTAGACGCAACATCGTCGTCACGCGCAGCCTGGAGTGGGCCGCCGACGGCGTCCATATTGCGCACTCAATCGATGAAGCGCTACGACTGGCAGGTGAGATCGAGGAAATATTTGTTATTGGTGGGGCCGAGCTGTACCAGCAAGCCATGCCGTTCGCCCAGCGCCTGTATCTGACCGAAGTAGACCTGACCCCGCCCGGTGACGCCCATTTTCCGCCGTTGCCCGATAGCTGGATTGAGCACACGAGGGACGCACACCCTGATCAAGGCCGTGGTTTTGGATATGCCTTTGTTCGTTACGAGTGTCAGCAGATGGATATCAATGCTGTGAACGGGCGGTAG
- a CDS encoding serine hydrolase domain-containing protein, translating to MSMATIIGWAALVLAILAGIALSFVYHKLTYVEDTRPLQDQIQSEAEKLHTNAKVSDVVIAVAKGEHTWMQTLGRQNASADTYQIGSVTKVFTATLAQRLVDQGILKWEQTLGDLPGKQMMLAPEVKRITLRQLATHTAGFPSVPKSLEDEVIRLVGQEQIMLDPYNHLSTDAVWAYLAKPEGIRAPGTFEYSNYGMGLLAHVMELVTDTTYPELLHREVLAPLGMAHTHADLPDAVSRALVQGYDTDGKPCAPWRFKSLTGAGSMTSTAHDLLRFGRAHFDPQSPLASTLARTREIQNGNTAIGWMRPVWIDRLLGNRDILWHNGLVAGYGAYISIDRAREQVVVVLTSKGVDPALVGARLTKIARET from the coding sequence ATGAGCATGGCAACGATCATCGGGTGGGCGGCATTGGTATTGGCCATATTGGCTGGGATCGCGCTTAGCTTTGTTTACCATAAACTCACTTACGTCGAAGACACCCGCCCCTTGCAAGACCAGATACAATCGGAGGCAGAGAAGCTCCACACCAATGCTAAGGTATCAGACGTTGTGATCGCGGTGGCCAAAGGAGAGCACACTTGGATGCAAACCCTTGGCCGTCAAAATGCCAGTGCGGATACTTATCAAATAGGCTCCGTGACCAAGGTGTTCACGGCAACACTGGCTCAGCGCTTGGTGGACCAAGGTATTTTGAAGTGGGAGCAAACCCTGGGCGATCTGCCTGGTAAGCAAATGATGCTGGCACCTGAAGTTAAACGCATCACACTGCGACAGCTTGCTACCCATACCGCAGGATTCCCGTCTGTTCCCAAATCTCTGGAAGACGAAGTAATTCGATTGGTGGGGCAAGAGCAAATCATGCTAGATCCCTACAACCATCTGTCGACAGATGCTGTATGGGCCTACCTCGCGAAACCAGAAGGTATCCGCGCTCCTGGCACGTTCGAATATTCCAATTACGGGATGGGCTTGTTGGCTCATGTAATGGAGCTGGTGACAGACACAACCTACCCCGAGTTATTGCATCGCGAAGTACTCGCTCCACTGGGCATGGCGCACACCCATGCAGACCTGCCTGATGCTGTATCTAGGGCTTTGGTTCAAGGGTACGATACGGATGGCAAGCCATGTGCGCCCTGGCGGTTTAAATCTTTAACCGGGGCCGGCTCCATGACTTCCACTGCTCATGATTTGCTGCGCTTTGGGAGGGCACATTTTGATCCACAATCCCCGCTTGCCAGCACCTTAGCCCGTACCCGAGAAATCCAGAACGGTAACACAGCCATAGGCTGGATGCGGCCTGTTTGGATAGACCGGCTGCTGGGCAACCGAGACATCTTGTGGCACAACGGCTTAGTTGCAGGCTATGGTGCTTACATCAGCATTGACCGGGCTCGGGAGCAAGTTGTCGTTGTGCTGACGAGCAAAGGCGTAGATCCCGCATTAGTTGGCGCACGGTTGACGAAGATCGCACGTGAAACCTAG
- a CDS encoding Clp protease N-terminal domain-containing protein translates to MFQRVRNYLAKAKQLKQLCEAAERYAHADAKSEVGAEHFVLAALDMSDGTASLALQVCGVDASQFRTALAQQYDVALRDVGMGGNKVRPIEAIGIATDVNRPTANPPRGIFRGAASAQALMQALHRLGNDALLSANVLNAAAQAERGIVARTLAVLGIERKALIQAAQEAALSNA, encoded by the coding sequence ATGTTTCAACGAGTCAGAAACTATCTGGCCAAGGCCAAACAATTGAAGCAATTGTGCGAAGCTGCTGAACGCTATGCACACGCAGATGCCAAGTCTGAGGTGGGTGCAGAGCATTTCGTACTTGCTGCGTTAGATATGTCGGATGGTACCGCATCACTCGCGCTCCAAGTGTGCGGTGTGGATGCCTCCCAATTCCGCACAGCACTGGCTCAGCAGTATGACGTTGCATTACGTGATGTTGGAATGGGTGGCAATAAGGTGCGCCCAATCGAGGCTATCGGCATAGCCACTGATGTGAATAGGCCGACAGCTAATCCCCCGCGAGGTATTTTTCGCGGCGCAGCATCAGCTCAGGCTTTGATGCAGGCTCTGCACCGGCTGGGCAATGATGCCTTACTCAGTGCAAATGTACTGAATGCCGCTGCACAAGCGGAACGTGGCATTGTGGCACGCACGCTGGCGGTGTTAGGCATTGAGCGTAAGGCGTTGATCCAAGCCGCTCAGGAGGCCGCTCTATCAAACGCGTAG
- a CDS encoding helix-turn-helix domain-containing protein — MTTKTSIDISEPLSTDPERALAAVVALRHQADHLELLAVAAALDQGWSWSDIAQALGVSKQAAHKRLSPLVTAMRKPSR; from the coding sequence ATGACAACCAAGACCTCTATTGACATCAGTGAGCCTCTATCTACCGATCCTGAGCGCGCGCTTGCAGCGGTGGTTGCCTTGCGTCACCAAGCCGACCACCTTGAATTACTCGCCGTGGCGGCGGCGCTAGATCAAGGCTGGTCATGGTCAGATATCGCCCAAGCACTGGGTGTCAGCAAGCAGGCGGCACATAAACGTCTGTCACCCTTGGTGACGGCCATGCGTAAGCCATCTAGGTAA
- a CDS encoding IS3 family transposase yields MIRSIHAARYGTWGSPRIHQELKSRRNPVSKALIQR; encoded by the coding sequence TTGATTCGCAGCATCCATGCTGCACGCTACGGCACTTGGGGTTCGCCGCGCATCCATCAGGAACTCAAGTCGCGAAGAAACCCAGTAAGCAAGGCACTTATCCAACGGTAG